In one Chionomys nivalis chromosome 13, mChiNiv1.1, whole genome shotgun sequence genomic region, the following are encoded:
- the C13H5orf24 gene encoding UPF0461 protein C5orf24 homolog, with product MMHPVAASNPAFCGPGKPSCLNEDAMRAADQFDIYSSQQSKYGHTVSHKPMVCQRQDPLNDTHLQPTSGRNIEIKDELKKKKNLNRSGKRGRPSGTTKSAGYRTSTGRPLGTTKAAGFKTSPGRPLGTTKAAGYKVSPGRPPGSIKALSRLADLGYGCGTAAFPYPMMHSRAVHGVQETSGEVKPPSE from the coding sequence ATGATGCATCCTGTCGCCGCCAGTAATCCAGCGTTCTGTGGGCCTGGCAAGCCTTCCTGCCTCAACGAAGATGCCATGAGAGCTGCTGATCAGTTTGATATATATTCATCCCAGCAAAGCAAGTACGGCCACACAGTCAGCCACAAACCAATGGTTTGTCAGAGGCAAGACCCATTAAATGACACACACTTGCAGCCTACCAGTGGCAGAAACATAGAGATAAAAgatgaactaaagaaaaagaaaaacctcaatcGATCTGGTAAGCGTGGCCGGCCTTCGGGAACCACCAAGTCAGCAGGATACCGGACCAGCACGGGCAGACCCCTGGGAACTACCAAAGCAGCTGGATTTAAGACGAGTCCAGGCAGACCTTTGGGTACAACCAAAGCTGCAGGGTACAAGGTCAGCCCAGGGAGACCTCCAGGTAGCATTAAAGCTCTGTCCCGACTTGCAGATCTTGGTTATGGCTGTGGTACTGCTGCCTTCCCTTACCCTATGATGCATAGCAGAGCAGTTCATGGGGTTCAGGAAACCAGTGGTGAAGTCAAGCCACCCAGTGAGTGA
- the LOC130885546 gene encoding putative spermatogenesis-associated protein 31C1 — MQPQLRKNVAKNLSQILGRCLLDNPQVISECYVLNNLSAVPKKEQNCACHSRTGLECQQFIIRKSLDHRQTRSILRSHMNIKLRQITMGRIPLQVCCSWLAEDLPPWNALRNVSCNTTIPSIPFLNHKIQKVLETHLIRFRMSQKWDLPLKVIESIKCYMLREAKTWPLPQSDCPSHSNSTSELDLKNTSPPPLRGSSNLFHEDKTERASANSASIIDQLPLSIPHVDGEGGEPLRQSHSSPAYEVTETVQTAEGDRPSNVDSTSQDDAEPHSRPRQEPPVKDQVAESESKNEMASSSSHPEIPKGDQKVERNPMYKIIRSMLNEILRALEVSTLLLGSASSGKLHRGG; from the coding sequence AtgcagcctcagctgagaaaaaatGTAGCCAAGAATCTCAGCCAAATTTTAGGAAGGTGCCTCCTAGACAACCCACAAGTGATCTCGGAGTGTTATGTCCTGAACAATCTCAGCGCTGTACCCAAGAAAGAGCAGAATTGTGCGTGCCACTCCAGGACTGGCTTGGAATGCCAGCAGTTCATCATAAGGAAGAGCTTGGACCATAGGCAAACGAGAAGCATTCTTAGGTCACACATGAACATAAAGCTCCGGCAGATCACAATGGGTCGGATCCCACTCCAGGTGTGCTGTTCATGGCTGGCTGAAGATTTGCCTCCCTGGAATGCACTGAGAAATGTTTCCTGCAATACTACGATTCCCAGCATACCTTTTCTCAACCACAAgatacagaaggtactagaaacCCATCTTATCAGGTTCCGAATGAGTCAGAAGTGGGACCTCCCCCTCAAAGTCATCGAATCCATAAAATGCTATATGTTGAGAGAAGCTAAAACATGGCCCCTTCCTCAGTCTGATTGCCCCTCCCATTCCAACAGTACTTCTGAGCTGGATTTGAAAAAtacctccccccctcccctcagaGGAAGCTCTAACCTTTTCCATGAAGACAAGACAGAAAGAGCCTCAGCAAACTCAGCCTCCATCATAGACCaacttcccctctccatcccaCATGTGGACGGCGAGGGAGGGGAGCCCCTCAGACAATCACACTCCAGCCCTGCTTATGAGGTTACAGAGACGGTCCAGACAGCCGAGGGAGACAGACCCAGCAATGTGGACAGCACAAGTCAGGACGATGCTGAACCACACAGTAGACCTAGACAGGAGCCGCCCGTGAAGGACCAAGTGGCTGAGTCTGAATCGAAGAATGAAATGGCAAGCTCGTCTTCTCACCCAGAAATCCCCAAAGGCGACCAGAAGGTGGAGAGAAACCCAATGTACAAGATAATACGGAGTATGCTCAATGAGATCCTCAGGGCCCTGGAGGTGAGCACGCTCCTGTTGGGGTCTGCTTCTAGTGGCAAGCTCCACAGAGGGGGATGA